One genomic window of Paraburkholderia phytofirmans PsJN includes the following:
- a CDS encoding alpha/beta fold hydrolase: MPYVQAGEGELLLFVHGSLCDYRYWQPQLAGLSKHYRCVAVSLTHYWPAADTDTEPGLPFSWSEHANEVAEFIERFGVGPAHVVGHSRGGCVAFHSARRHPEHVRTLTLADPGGPLQIAGRSPASLPEPVNALRAKAAQLIESGDVEAGLQLFVDSVSRPGFWAMSTPGFRRMATDNAHTLARQFRDPLPAYVPEQAAEVRCPVLLIDGEKSPEMFHRTVAALQNWLPDARRETVRGASHGMNLAHPSAFNRYVDEFIRSVSGQQAQ, from the coding sequence ATGCCTTACGTGCAAGCCGGCGAAGGTGAGCTGCTGCTGTTCGTGCACGGTTCGTTGTGCGACTACCGCTACTGGCAACCGCAACTCGCGGGCCTATCGAAGCACTATCGTTGTGTCGCGGTGAGTCTTACGCACTACTGGCCGGCGGCCGATACCGATACCGAGCCCGGCCTGCCGTTCAGCTGGAGCGAGCACGCGAACGAAGTGGCGGAATTCATCGAGCGGTTCGGCGTGGGGCCGGCGCACGTGGTGGGACATTCGCGCGGCGGTTGCGTGGCGTTTCATTCCGCGCGGCGTCATCCTGAACACGTGCGGACGTTGACGCTCGCCGACCCGGGCGGTCCGTTGCAGATTGCCGGACGCTCGCCCGCGAGTTTGCCGGAGCCGGTCAATGCGTTGCGCGCGAAAGCGGCGCAACTCATCGAAAGCGGGGACGTGGAGGCGGGCCTGCAACTGTTCGTCGACTCGGTGAGCCGGCCCGGATTCTGGGCAATGAGCACGCCCGGTTTTCGCAGAATGGCAACCGACAACGCGCACACGCTCGCGCGTCAATTCCGCGATCCGTTGCCCGCCTATGTTCCCGAGCAAGCCGCCGAGGTGCGCTGCCCGGTTCTGCTGATCGACGGAGAAAAAAGTCCCGAGATGTTTCACCGTACCGTGGCCGCGCTGCAAAACTGGCTGCCGGATGCGCGCCGCGAAACGGTGCGCGGCGCTTCGCACGGGATGAACCTTGCGCATCCGTCGGCGTTCAATCGCTACGTCGACGAATTCATTCGGTCAGTGAGCGGGCAACAAGCGCAATGA
- the gltA gene encoding citrate synthase, whose protein sequence is MNSKTHATLSFSDSDQTIDLPIYQGTLGPDVIDIRKLYGQTGKFTYDPGFMSTAACNSEITYIDGDKGELLYRGYPIDNLAQNADFLETCYLLLKGELPNAQQKEEFVKTVTQHTMVHDQMHFFFRGFRRDAHPMAILVAAVGALSAFYHDSLDIGNPLHRDISAIRMIAKLPTLVAMAYKYTVGQPFVYPKNDLSYSANFMRMMFSSPAQEYKVNDVLVRALDRILILHADHEQNASTSTVRLAGSSGANPFACIAAGIACLWGPAHGGANEAALNMLEEIGSVDNIPEFIAKVKDKDSGVKLMGFGHRVYKNYDPRAKLMRETCHEVLEELGLHDDPLFKLAMALEKIALEDEYFVSRKLYPNVDFYSGIVQRALGIPTAMFTCIFAMARTVGWIAQWNEMIADPEQKIGRPRQLFVGESQREATPLAKR, encoded by the coding sequence ATGAACTCGAAGACACACGCAACGCTGAGCTTTTCCGACAGCGACCAGACGATTGATTTGCCGATTTATCAGGGCACGCTCGGACCGGATGTGATCGACATCCGCAAGCTATACGGCCAGACCGGCAAGTTCACGTACGACCCGGGCTTCATGTCGACGGCGGCATGCAACTCCGAAATTACCTATATCGACGGCGACAAAGGCGAGCTGCTGTACCGCGGTTATCCGATCGACAATCTGGCGCAGAACGCCGACTTCCTCGAAACCTGCTACCTGCTGCTGAAGGGCGAATTGCCGAACGCGCAGCAGAAGGAAGAGTTCGTCAAGACCGTCACGCAGCACACGATGGTGCACGACCAGATGCACTTCTTCTTCCGCGGTTTCCGCCGCGACGCGCACCCAATGGCGATTCTGGTCGCCGCGGTCGGCGCGCTGTCGGCGTTCTATCACGACTCGCTAGACATCGGCAATCCGCTGCACCGCGATATCTCCGCCATCCGCATGATCGCGAAGCTGCCCACGCTGGTGGCGATGGCGTACAAATACACCGTGGGTCAGCCGTTCGTTTATCCGAAGAACGACCTGTCGTACAGCGCGAATTTCATGCGCATGATGTTCTCGAGCCCGGCGCAAGAGTACAAGGTCAACGACGTGCTGGTGCGCGCGCTTGACCGCATCCTGATCCTGCATGCGGACCACGAGCAGAATGCATCGACCTCGACCGTGCGTCTCGCCGGTTCGTCGGGCGCGAATCCGTTCGCGTGTATCGCGGCCGGTATCGCATGTTTGTGGGGCCCGGCGCACGGCGGCGCGAACGAAGCCGCGCTGAACATGCTGGAAGAAATCGGCTCGGTGGACAACATCCCCGAATTCATCGCGAAGGTGAAGGATAAGGATTCCGGCGTGAAGCTGATGGGCTTCGGTCACCGCGTCTACAAGAATTACGATCCGCGCGCAAAGCTGATGCGCGAGACTTGCCACGAAGTGCTGGAAGAGTTGGGCCTGCACGACGACCCGCTGTTCAAGCTCGCCATGGCGCTCGAAAAGATCGCGCTAGAAGACGAATACTTCGTGTCGCGCAAGCTCTATCCGAACGTCGACTTCTATTCGGGTATCGTGCAGCGCGCGCTCGGCATTCCGACGGCCATGTTCACGTGTATCTTCGCGATGGCACGTACGGTCGGCTGGATTGCGCAGTGGAACGAAATGATCGCCGATCCGGAACAGAAGATCGGCCGTCCGCGTCAGCTGTTCGTCGGCGAATCGCAACGCGAAGCCACGCCGCTGGCCAAACGCTAA